Sequence from the Nocardia brasiliensis genome:
GCCCCAGGACGCCAGGTGTTCCAGCAGGCCGCGGTAGTGGGCGACGCCGGTCAGCCAGCCGTGGCCGAACGCCACCGCGGGCAGGTTGATTCCGGATTCGGGCGTGAACACCACCCCGGGCTGCCCGGCGATGGCCAGGTTGCCGCGCAGCACCCGGTGGGGGCCGCGGCTGGTCAAGGTGCTCAGAAGCGATTTCACAGACGCCGACACGACGAGAACGTTATCCGATAAGTACTCTGGTGAGCCATGTGCGGAATCGTGGGGTACGTCGGATACCGGGACGCGCTCGGCGTTGTCGTTGACGCGTTGCGCCGCATGGAATATCGCGGCTACGACTCCGCGGGTGTGGCGATCGCCGACGGCACCGGCGCGTTGGCGGTGGAACGCAAGGCGGGCAAGCTGGCCAACCTGGAGGCCGAGCTGGCCGAGATCGGGGTGGCGCGGTTCGCGGGTACCACCGGCATGGGCCACACCCGCTGGGCGACGCACGGCGCGCCGACCGACCGCAACGCGCACCCGCACCGCGATCACAGCGGCAAGGTCGCCGTGGTGCACAACGGCATCATCGAGAACTTCGCCCCGTTGCGCCGCGAACTGGAAGAGGCCGGGGTCGAACTGCGCAGCGACACCGACACCGAGGTGGCCGTGCACCTGGTCGCGCAGGCCTACGCCGAGGGGCCTACCGCGGGCGATTTCGCGGCGAGCGCGCTTTCGGTGCTGCGCCGGTTGGAGGGCGCGTTCACGCTGGTCTTCACCCACGCCGACCATCCGGAGATGATCGTCGCCGCGCGCCGCTCGACGCCGCTGGTGGTCGGCGTCGGCAAGGGCGAGATGTTCATCGCCTCCGACGTCACCGCGTTCATCGAGCACACCCGCGAGGCGGTCGAGCTCGGGCAGGATCAGGCGGTGGTGATTACCGCGGACACCTACACGGTCACCGATTTCGCGGGGACCGACGCGGTCGCGCGCACCCGGCCGTTCACCATCGACTGGGATCTGGCCGCCGCGGAAAAGGGCGGTCACGACTACTTCATGCTCAAGGAGATCGAGGAGCAGCCCGCCGGCGTCGCGGACACCCTGATCGGGCATTTCAGCCAGGATCAGGACGGCGCGGGCCGGATCGTGCTGGACGAGCAGCGCCTGGCCGACCAGGAACTGCGCGACTTCGACAAGGTCTTCGTCGTCGCGTGCGGCAGCTCCTACCACGCGGGTCTGCTCGCCAAATACGCGATCGAGCACTGGACCAGGTTGCCCGTCGAGGTGGAGCTGGCCAGCGAATTCCGTTACCGCGACCCGGTATTGGACCGTTCCACGCTGGTGGTGGCGATCTCGCAGTCGGGCGAGACCGCCGACACCCTCGAGGCGGTGCGTCACGCCAAGGAGCAGAAGGCCAGGGTGCTGGCGATCTGCAACACCAACGGCGCGCAGATCCCGCGCGAGTCCGATGCCGTGCTCTACACCAGGACCGGCCCGGAGATCGGTGTCGCCTCGACCAAGGCGTTTCTCGCCCAGGTCACGGCGAACTACCTGGTGGGTCTGGCGCTGGCGCAGGCGCGCGGCACCAAGTACCCGGACGAGGTGGCCCGCGAGTTCGCCGAGCTGGAGGCGATGCCGAACCTGGTGGAGCGGGTGCTGGCGACCGGCCCGCAGGTGCGTGCCATCGCGCGCGAGCTCGCCCACGTGCAGACGGTGCTCTTCCTGGGCCGCCATGTCGGGTACCCGGTGGCGCTGGAGGGTGCGCTGAAGCTCAAGGAGCTGGCGTATATGCACGCCGAAGGGTTCGCGGCCGGTGAGCTCAAGCACGGCCCGATCGCGCTGATCGAGGACGGTCTGCCGGTGATCGTGGTGATGCCGTCGCCGAAGGGGCGCGCGGTGCTGCATTCCAAGCTGCTCAGCAACATTCGCGAGATTCAGGCGCGCGGCGCGCGCACCATCGTGATCGCCGAGGAGGGCGACGACACGGTGCGGCCGTTCGCCGATGACCTGATCGAGATCCCGTCCGCGCCGACGCTGTTCCAACCGCTGCTGTCGACGGTTCCGTTGCAGATCTTCGCCGCCGAGGTGGCGCAGGCCCGCGGCTACGACGTGGACAAGCCGCGCAACCTGGCCAAGTCCGTCACGGTCGAGTAGATCGACGCGAGCAGGCGGTGACCACGTGGTCACCGCCCGGCTTCGCTCGCGGGTTCAGCTCGCCGCAACGAGCGCGGGTGCCGGCTCGGCGGCGGTGCGGCGTTCCAGTGCGCCGGACCAGACGGCCAAGCCGAGCGCGGTGACCACCAGCGCGACCCCGACCCAGTTGGGCGCGGTGTAGCCGAAGCCTGCGGCGATGACCAGGCCACCGAACCACGCGGCGAGAGCGTTGCCGAGGTTGAACGCGCCGATGTTGACGGCGGAGGCCAAAGTCGGTGCGCCGGAAGCCTGGTCGAGGACGCGCTTTTGCAGCGGCGGCACGGTGGCGAAGCCGAGCGCGCCGATCAGCACGACGGTGATCGCGGCGGTGACCTTGTTGTGCGCGGTGACGGTGAACAGCGCGAGCACCACGGCCAGCCCGCTCAGCGTGAGGTAGAGCATCGGCATCAGGTGCCGATCGGCGAATTTGCCGCCGATCAGGTTGCCCGCGGAGAAGCCGAGACCGAACAGGACGAGCAGCCAGGTGACCGAGCTGTCCGCGAACCCGGTGACCTCGGTCATCATCGGGGCGAGGTAGGTGATCGCGGCGAAGACACCGCCGAACCCGAGCACCGTCATGGCCATCGCCAGCAGCACCTGCGGATTGCGGAGCACGGCGAGTTCGGTGCGTAGCCGGGCATCGCGGGGTGCCGGTTGTTCGGGCACCAGCAGGGCGACGCCGACAAGGCCGATCAGCCCGACCAGCGCGACGATCAGGAAGGTGAGCCGCCAGCCGAACTGCTGGCCGAGCAGGGTGCCGACCGGCACGCCGACCATGGTGGCCACGGTGAGTCCGGTGAACATGATGGCAATGGCGCCCGCGCGCTTGTCGGGGCGCACCAGGCCGCCCGCGACCACCGCGCCGATGCCGAAGAAGGCGCCGTGCGCCAGCGAGGCCACGATCCGGCCGGTCAGCATGATCCCGAAAGTCGGTGCGACGGCGGACAATACGTTGCCCGCGATCAGGAGCAGCAGCATGCCGAGGAGCATGCGCTTGCGGGCGACCCTGGTGCCGAGCCCGGTCATCAGCGGCGCACCCGCCACGACACCGAGCGCGTACCCGGTGACCAGCAGGCCCGCGGTGGGGATGGACACCGCGTAGGTGTCCGCGATGTCGGGCAGCAGCCCGACGACCACGAATTCGGTAGTGCCGATTCCGAACGCCCCGAGTGCCAGGGCGAGGAGTGCGAGTGGCATGAGCGAGAGCCTCCAGATGAGATTGCGCTAGGGCTTTGCAAGCGCCAACAATAATTGCATACGCTTTCTAATTGCAAGCGCTGGATATTGCGATCTTCATCTATCCTGGAGGGACACTCCCTACGCGGAAGGACGATCATGACCGCGGATACCGCCCTGACCGGCTTGGCCGATGGCTGGTACGCACTGTCGCTGCTGCACGATCGGATCGAGGCGCACATCGAACGCGCCCTGCAATCCGGCCACGACCTGAGCGTCCGCGAGTACTCCCTGCTGGTGGTGTTGAGCAGGCAGCACGACGGCCCCGGCGGTCACCTACGGATGAATCAGGTCGCCGAGGCGGTGGTGCTGAGCCAGAGCGCGACGACCCGGCTGGTCACCCGGCTCGAGGATCGCGGCCTGCTCCAGCGCTACCTGTGCCCCGACGACCGCCGCGGCATCTACACCGACGTCACCCCGGCGGGTCTCGCGCTGCTCGAGCAGGCGCGTCCCACCCACGACGACGCCCTCGCGAACGCGCTCGGACAGGCCGCGGCCGATCCGGAACTGGCGCCTTTGGTCGCCGCGGTAGAAGCACTCAACACGACCTCGGCACACGGTCCGCGCACCCGCGCCTATCGACCCGTCTGACCCGCGATGTGTTCGGCTCGCCGCAGGCGGAATCCGGTGGCGAGCCGGGCGGGCACTACTGCACCGTGACGGTCCCGCGCATTTCCGGGTGCAGGGAGCACAGATAGCGGTAGGTGCCGGGCACGGTGAAGGTGTAGCTCCAGTCGCCCTTGTCGATGATCGGGCTGTTGATGCCCATCGCCTTGTCGCCGATGCCCTGCACGGTGTGCGGGGCCTTGTCGGTGAAATGCCAGGTGACCGTGTCGCCGGCCTTGACGGTCACCTCGGCGGGCGTGAACTCCATGTCGCGCACGTCGACGGTGACGGCGGCCGGCTTCGTCTCGCCCGCGGGCTGGGTGGTGGTCGCCGGGTGCGCGGGTCGCGTCGTGGTCGTGCCGGCCTGGCTCGAATCGCCGCCGCCGCAACCCGTGACGAGCAGCGCGGTCAGCGCCACCACTCCGGCGGCGACCTGCGTGGACCGTGCGCGACGCGTGACCATTGGCATGATGGCCAAGCGTAGTCTGCTGTCGGTGCGGGTCCGCGCGGCAGCCGGACGTTCAGCGGGATCGAACAACCCAGTGGAGGATCGCTCATGTCCACGCAGCGGGGCTATTTCACGGCGGACGAAGTGCGCGCGGCAGAGGCCGAGTTGTTCACGCGCGTCGCGGATGGTGTGCCCATGCGGCGCGCGGCGTATGGACTGGCCACGGTCGTCGCGGGGGAGTTGCGGGCGCGCACCGGCGGGGTCGCCGGACGCGCGGTGACCCTGCTCGTCGGCTCCGGCGACAACGGCGGTGATGCCCTGTGGGCCGGTTCGATGCTGCGCCGCCGCGGTGTCGAGGTGGCCGCGGTGCTGTTGAATCCGGCCAGGGCGCACGCGAAAGGGCTTGCGGCACTGCGTAAAGCCGGTGGGCGGGTGCGCACCGACGTCGGCAGGCCCGATCTGGTGGTCGACGGCGTCGTCGGCATCTCCGGTCGCGGCCCGCTGCGCCCCGAGGCCGCCGAACTCGTTGCGGCACTGCGTGTCCCGATCGTCGCCGCGGACCTGCCGAGCGGTGTCGACCCGGATACCGGCGCGGTCACCGGCCCTGCCGTGCGCGCCGACGTCACGGTGGCCTTCGGCGCGTACAAGCCGGTGCACGCGCTGGCCGCGCCGTACTGCGGGCGAATCGAGTTGGTGCCCATCGGGTTACAACTACCCGGACCGAATCTGGCGGCGCTGGAACCCGCGTCGATCGGGGCCTGCTGGCCGGTGCCCGCGGCGACCGACGACAAGTACACCCAGGGCGTGACCGGCGTGTGTGCGGGCAGCGCGAGCTACCCGGGCGCCGCGGTGCTGTGCACCGGCGCTGCGGTCGCGGCGACCTCGGGCATGGTCCGCTATGCCGGCACGGGCGCCGCGGACGTGCTCGCGAGGTTCCCGGAAGTCATTGCCACCCAGGAGGTCTCGGCGGCAGGGCGGGTGCAGTCCTGGGTGTTCGGTCCGGGCGCCGGCACCGACGCCGCGGCCCGCGATCGGCTCGCCGAGATCCTCGCCACCGACCTGCCGGTCGTCGTCGATGCCGACGGTCTGACCATGCTGGCCGCCGCGCCCGAGCTGGTGCGCGGCCGCACCGCGCCGACGGTATTGACACCGCACGCAGGCGAATTCGCCCGTCTCGCCGGGCACGAGGTCGGTCCGGATCGGGTCGGCGCGGTCCGTGCGCTCGCCGCGGACTGGCAGGTCACCGTCCTGTTGAAAGGCCGCGCCACCCTGGTGGCCGCGCCGGGCGCGCCGGTGCTGGTCAACGAGGCCGGTGCGTCCTGGGCCGCGACGGCCGGCGCGGGCGATCTGCTCGCCGGCATCCTCGGCGCCCTGCTCGCCGCGGGCCGCGAGCCGGCCTGGTCCGCGGCTGCCGCGGCCCGGGTGCACGCGTTGGCGGCCAACCTCGCTGCCCAGGAAGGCCACTCGGTCTGCGCCCCGATCTCGGCGACACCCCTGCTCGACCACGTCCGCGCGGCGATCGGCACCTTGCGCGCGTTCGCCGACGTCGCGGAACGGTCCGCGCACCCGTCGTCATAGGCCGCGTGCGGTGCTGTGCCCCGCAACACCTCGATGCCCACCCGCGCCACCAGGTCATTCCCGCTCGATAGACTCATGCCGAACACCGGTGACAACTTTATTTCGGGAGTACGGAGATGACTCGCCGGTCGCGCTCTGCCGGCCCGGCCCACGTCACCGCCGGTCGCCGAGGCCACGCAGGTGGCGCCTGAACTTCCGGAGAGGCGGAACAGTGCAAGTGGAGACGGTCGTCGATCTCGACGCCATCGCGCACAACGTGCGGATCCTGCGCGAGCATGCGGGCGACGCCGCCGTGATGGCGGTCGTCAAAGCCGACGGCTACAACCACGGCGCGGTCGAGGTCGGCAAGGCGGCGCTGGCCGCGGGGGCCGCCGAACTCGGCGTCACCACGATCGCCGAGGCGGTGCAGTTGCGCGAGGCGGGGATCACCGCGCCGATCCTGAGCTGGCTCAACAACTCCGACGCCGACTTCGGCGCCGCGATCGGCGCCGACGTCGAGATCGGCGTGTGCTCGCTCGGCCACCTGCGCGCGGTGGCCGCGGCGACCGAGCAGACCGGCCGGACCGCGACGGTCTCGCTCAAGGTCGACACCGGCCTCAACCGCAACGGGTTGTCGCCGATCGAATACCCGCAGGCACTGGCGGAACTGCGGACCCTGGTGGACGCGCGGGCGGTGCGGTTCCGGGCGATCTTCTCCCACCTCGCGAACGCCGACGAACCCGCGCACCCGGTCAACGACATGCAGCGCGACCGTTTCCTGGAAGCGATCGCCCTCGCCAAGGAACACGGCCTGGAACCGGAACTGGTGCACCTGGCCAACTCGCCTGCCACGCTGACCCGGCCCGATCTCGCGTTCGATCTGGTTCGTCCCGGCATCGCGATGTACGGGCACAGTCCGGTCGCCGAGGACTTCGGGCTGCGCCCGGCGATGACGTTCCAGGCGCGCGTCGCCCTGGTCAAGCAGGTCGCCGCGGGGGAGGGCGTCTCCTACGGGCACACCTGGCACGCACCGCGCGACACCACGGTGGCGCTGATCCCGGTGGGCTACGCCGACGGTGTATTCCGTTCGCTCAGTGGACGATTCGAGGTGTGGCTGGGCGGCGCGCGCAGGCCGAGCGTCGGCCGGATCTGCATGGACCAGTTCGTCGTCGACCTCGGTGACAACGCCGCGGGCGTGGTGGCGGGCGATACCGCCGTCCTGTTCGGCGGCGGCCCCGGCGAACCGCGCGCGCAGGAATGGGCGGAACTGCTCGACACCATTCACTACGAGGTGGTGTGTTCGCCGCGCGGCCGGTCGGTTCGC
This genomic interval carries:
- the glmS gene encoding glutamine--fructose-6-phosphate transaminase (isomerizing) — its product is MCGIVGYVGYRDALGVVVDALRRMEYRGYDSAGVAIADGTGALAVERKAGKLANLEAELAEIGVARFAGTTGMGHTRWATHGAPTDRNAHPHRDHSGKVAVVHNGIIENFAPLRRELEEAGVELRSDTDTEVAVHLVAQAYAEGPTAGDFAASALSVLRRLEGAFTLVFTHADHPEMIVAARRSTPLVVGVGKGEMFIASDVTAFIEHTREAVELGQDQAVVITADTYTVTDFAGTDAVARTRPFTIDWDLAAAEKGGHDYFMLKEIEEQPAGVADTLIGHFSQDQDGAGRIVLDEQRLADQELRDFDKVFVVACGSSYHAGLLAKYAIEHWTRLPVEVELASEFRYRDPVLDRSTLVVAISQSGETADTLEAVRHAKEQKARVLAICNTNGAQIPRESDAVLYTRTGPEIGVASTKAFLAQVTANYLVGLALAQARGTKYPDEVAREFAELEAMPNLVERVLATGPQVRAIARELAHVQTVLFLGRHVGYPVALEGALKLKELAYMHAEGFAAGELKHGPIALIEDGLPVIVVMPSPKGRAVLHSKLLSNIREIQARGARTIVIAEEGDDTVRPFADDLIEIPSAPTLFQPLLSTVPLQIFAAEVAQARGYDVDKPRNLAKSVTVE
- a CDS encoding MFS transporter, which produces MPLALLALALGAFGIGTTEFVVVGLLPDIADTYAVSIPTAGLLVTGYALGVVAGAPLMTGLGTRVARKRMLLGMLLLLIAGNVLSAVAPTFGIMLTGRIVASLAHGAFFGIGAVVAGGLVRPDKRAGAIAIMFTGLTVATMVGVPVGTLLGQQFGWRLTFLIVALVGLIGLVGVALLVPEQPAPRDARLRTELAVLRNPQVLLAMAMTVLGFGGVFAAITYLAPMMTEVTGFADSSVTWLLVLFGLGFSAGNLIGGKFADRHLMPMLYLTLSGLAVVLALFTVTAHNKVTAAITVVLIGALGFATVPPLQKRVLDQASGAPTLASAVNIGAFNLGNALAAWFGGLVIAAGFGYTAPNWVGVALVVTALGLAVWSGALERRTAAEPAPALVAAS
- a CDS encoding MarR family winged helix-turn-helix transcriptional regulator, with the translated sequence MTADTALTGLADGWYALSLLHDRIEAHIERALQSGHDLSVREYSLLVVLSRQHDGPGGHLRMNQVAEAVVLSQSATTRLVTRLEDRGLLQRYLCPDDRRGIYTDVTPAGLALLEQARPTHDDALANALGQAAADPELAPLVAAVEALNTTSAHGPRTRAYRPV
- a CDS encoding cupredoxin domain-containing protein, translated to MPMVTRRARSTQVAAGVVALTALLVTGCGGGDSSQAGTTTTRPAHPATTTQPAGETKPAAVTVDVRDMEFTPAEVTVKAGDTVTWHFTDKAPHTVQGIGDKAMGINSPIIDKGDWSYTFTVPGTYRYLCSLHPEMRGTVTVQ
- a CDS encoding NAD(P)H-hydrate dehydratase; amino-acid sequence: MSTQRGYFTADEVRAAEAELFTRVADGVPMRRAAYGLATVVAGELRARTGGVAGRAVTLLVGSGDNGGDALWAGSMLRRRGVEVAAVLLNPARAHAKGLAALRKAGGRVRTDVGRPDLVVDGVVGISGRGPLRPEAAELVAALRVPIVAADLPSGVDPDTGAVTGPAVRADVTVAFGAYKPVHALAAPYCGRIELVPIGLQLPGPNLAALEPASIGACWPVPAATDDKYTQGVTGVCAGSASYPGAAVLCTGAAVAATSGMVRYAGTGAADVLARFPEVIATQEVSAAGRVQSWVFGPGAGTDAAARDRLAEILATDLPVVVDADGLTMLAAAPELVRGRTAPTVLTPHAGEFARLAGHEVGPDRVGAVRALAADWQVTVLLKGRATLVAAPGAPVLVNEAGASWAATAGAGDLLAGILGALLAAGREPAWSAAAAARVHALAANLAAQEGHSVCAPISATPLLDHVRAAIGTLRAFADVAERSAHPSS
- the alr gene encoding alanine racemase, with protein sequence MQVETVVDLDAIAHNVRILREHAGDAAVMAVVKADGYNHGAVEVGKAALAAGAAELGVTTIAEAVQLREAGITAPILSWLNNSDADFGAAIGADVEIGVCSLGHLRAVAAATEQTGRTATVSLKVDTGLNRNGLSPIEYPQALAELRTLVDARAVRFRAIFSHLANADEPAHPVNDMQRDRFLEAIALAKEHGLEPELVHLANSPATLTRPDLAFDLVRPGIAMYGHSPVAEDFGLRPAMTFQARVALVKQVAAGEGVSYGHTWHAPRDTTVALIPVGYADGVFRSLSGRFEVWLGGARRPSVGRICMDQFVVDLGDNAAGVVAGDTAVLFGGGPGEPRAQEWAELLDTIHYEVVCSPRGRSVRRYVGGGR